A genomic region of Candidatus Binatia bacterium contains the following coding sequences:
- a CDS encoding LOG family protein, translated as MTKTSVAVFGSSKAPRDSPHHRLARELGAALARRGAVVRCGGYGGVMEAVTEGARSAGGKVVGCTLAWYQETRVPSSELSEVVEASDLYERIRNLLAGTRAAVVLPGGVGTMNELFWVWTLLTHDRDEDPDALVLVGEGWDELLDLLDRKFEFGPDLRGLLRVARDAEEAAAIAWGA; from the coding sequence ATGACAAAGACTTCGGTCGCGGTCTTCGGCAGCAGCAAGGCGCCGCGGGATTCGCCCCACCACCGGCTGGCGCGCGAGCTGGGCGCTGCCCTGGCGCGCCGCGGGGCCGTCGTTCGCTGCGGCGGCTACGGCGGTGTCATGGAAGCGGTGACCGAGGGCGCCCGGTCGGCGGGCGGCAAGGTCGTCGGCTGCACGCTGGCCTGGTACCAGGAGACGCGCGTGCCCTCCTCGGAGCTGAGCGAGGTCGTCGAAGCGTCCGATCTCTACGAGCGGATCCGGAATCTGCTCGCGGGCACCCGGGCGGCGGTCGTCCTGCCGGGCGGCGTCGGAACGATGAACGAGCTCTTCTGGGTCTGGACCCTCCTCACGCACGACCGGGACGAAGACCCCGACGCGCTGGTGCTCGTCGGCGAGGGCTGGGACGAGCTCCTGGACCTCCTCGACAGGAAATTCGAGTTCGGCCCCGACCTCCGCGGACTGCTCCGCGTGGCGCGCGACGCGGAAGAAGCCGCCGCGATCGCGTGGGGGGCGTGA